Proteins from one Penicillium digitatum chromosome 2, complete sequence genomic window:
- a CDS encoding Winged helix-turn-helix transcription repressor DNA-binding, translating into MGSDPQYIKFPNLSIAQHVFNLSNPACAPAIQQSSLKTLQDVILEHKMAPFYRHLAHPTEGILNNSGEGVTQHPQNGGNSTKPLITSNLLASRKTPLKFDFPWDEKLYQSLLEDNKKELETFQKEEDEAEEAAGETEVQAARGKRAEFWARVGDKDKAVESHEALLEKTGFLGTKIDLVMAMLRIGLFFGDLLFVNKTIERAETLVESGGDWDRRNRLKAYKGLHLLTIRSYSLAAPLLLDSLSTFTSYELCSYSSLVIYSVLAGSLSLKRVDFKAKVVDAPEIKAILGSAEDQLAALSGEISSGPGARDEEMQDAMASLPTPAGAKTAVNISSFSTGSGAPVEAEVPVDFAPLANLVNSLYNGNYRSFFVALAAVEDHFLTQDRYLHEHRAWFVREMRLRAYQQLLQSYRVVGLSGMANDFGVTVDYLDRDLAKFISNNRIACTIDRVNGIIETNRPDDKNKQYADVVKHGDSLITKIQKYGQAVRLRGSERS; encoded by the exons ATGGGGTCTGATCCGCAGTACATCAAGTTCCCCAACCTCTCTATCGCCCAACATGtcttcaacctctccaatCCAGCATGCGCGCCAGCCATCCAACAGAGCTCATTGAAGACGCTCCAAGATGTTATCCTGGAGCACAAGATGGCACCTTTCTACCGGCACCTAGCGCATCCCACTGAAGGCATCCTGAACAACTCCGGCGAAGGCGTTACACAGCACCCACAAAATGGAGGGAATTCAACGAAGCCTCTCATCACGTCTAATCTTCTTGCATCTCGCAAAACACCTCTAAAGTTCGATTTCCCTTGGGACGAGAAGCTCTACCAGTCTCTCCTGGAGGATAACAAGAAAGAACTGGAAACCTTCCAgaaagaggaagatgaggcgGAAGAGGCTGCTGGGGAGACTGAGGTACAAGCTGCGCGCGGAAAGCGAGCTGAGTTCTGGGCCCGTGTGGGAGATAAG GACAAAGCTGTCGAATCCCACGAAGCTCTCCTCGAAAAAACAGGATTCCTGGGCACCAAGATTGATCTGGTGATGGCTATGCTCCGCATCGGACTCTTCTTCGGCGACCTTTTGTTTGTGAACAAGACCATTGAACGAGCAGAGACCTTGGTCGAGAGTGGTGGGGACTGGGACCGGAGAAATCGTCTCAAGGCATACAAGGGATTGCATTTGCTCACCATTCGTTCTTATAGCCTTGCCGCTCCTCTCCTTCTCGACAGTCTGTCTACCTTCACAAGCTACGAACTTTGCAGCTATTCTTCCCTGGTGATTTACTCGGTGCTTGCGGGATCCTTGTCCCTCAAGCGTGTGGACTTCAAGGCGAAGGTAGTGGACGCACCAGAGATCAAGGCCATCCTTGGCTCTGCGGAAGACCAACTGGCTGCGCTGAGTGGTGAAATCTCCTCAGGCCCCGGTGCCCGGGATGAGGAGATGCAGGATGCAATGGCATCGTTACCCACGCCCGCGGGTGCCAAGACCGCGGTCAACATCTCGTCTTTTTCAACCGGCTCCGGTGCGCCAGTAGAGGCTGAAGTGCCCGTCGATTTCGCACCACTCGCAAACCTGGTCAACAGTCTCTACAATGGTAACTACCGCTCGTTCTTTGTGGCACTCGCAGCTGTGGAAGACCATTTCCTGACACAAGACCGGTACCTGCATGAGCACCGGGCTTGGTTTGTTCGTGAAATGCGATTGCGTGCCTACCAGCAGCTTCTTCAGAGCTACCGTGTGGTCGGGCTGAGTGGCATGGCCAACGATTTTGGTGTGACGGTAGACTACTTGGACCG GGACCTTGCCAAGTTCATTTCAAACAACCGCATTGCGTGCACTATCGACCGTGTCAATGGTATAATCGAGACGAATCGGCCAGATGACAAGAACAAGCAGTATGCGGATGTGGTGAAACATGGCGATTCTCTGATCACCAAGATTCAGAAGTATGGCCAAGCTGTGCGTCTTCGGGGAAGTGAGCGAAGCTAA
- a CDS encoding MFS phospholipid transporter (Git1), putative produces the protein MAAPQSYSKQMSEKGASPLEEQPIELPPLGEIQKSRWERSWPTIACGAGLFSDGYLNQIIGPVGTMLKQIYGDAYTKSTAQQNVSSIVFAGTVVGMLIFGYTSDHWSRKWSLMISTVILFVFAALGAGSYGAGGSLGGMLAALTAYRFFLGIGIGGEYPAGSVGAAENTGELKSGHRNRWFIMFTNFQIDFGFVVAALVSMILVLIFTEKHLHACWRVALGLGVIPPLSLMYLRLKMNEPEEFTRERMHKFPIWLIIKFYWKRLIVVSTIWFLYDFSSYSFGIYSSAWLQIILGSALGAFMSDWIGPRYTLALGVALQGVIGFIMAGCYKWLATSENVAAFVVVFGIFSALGEMGPGDNIGLCAAKTSATAIRGQYYSYAAAMGKIGAFVGTYVIPVIQKNAPNPTRAGQDPFFVSSSLCILAAFLALFMMPQIDQDTITLEDTRFRNYLEANGYDTTDMGTHKRQGDTREQDLA, from the exons ATGGCCGCGCCTCAGTCCTACTCCAAGCAAATGTCGGAGAAGGGTGCTAGCCCCCTCGAGGAGCAGCCTATCGAGCTACCGCCTCTTGGTGAGATTCAAAAGAGTCGCTGGGAACGTAGTTGGCCTACGATTGCCTGTGGGGCCGGTCTATTTTCTGACGGTTACTTGAATCAG ATCATTGGTCCCGTCGGTACCATGCTAAAACAGATCTACGGGGATGCATACACCAAGTCGACGGCCCAACAGAATGTCTCTTCGATTGTTTTCGCGGGCACTGTGGTGGGTATGTTGATCTTCGGATACACTAGTGATCACTGGTCACGCAAGTGGTCTTTGATGATCTCCACCGTTATCCTGTTTGTCTTTGCAGCCCTCGGTGCTGGATCTTATGGAGCTGGCGGCAGCCTGGGGGGCATGCTTGCTGCTTTGACGGCCTACCGTTTCTTCTTAGGAATTGGAATTGGTGGAGAATACCCTGCTGGGTCAGTCGGCGCCGCAGAGAATACCGGAGAGCTCAAGAGTGGCCATCGCAATCGCTGGTTTATCATGTTCACCAACTTCCAAATCGATTTCGGTTTCGTGGTTGCTGCTTTAGTGTCCATGATTCTCGTCTTGATCTTCACCGAGAAGCATCTGCACGCTTGCTGGCGTGTGGCTCTGGGGCTGGGAGTAATCCCCCCCTTGAGTCTTATGTATCTCCGACTGAAGATGAACGAGCCTGAGGAGTTCACCCGGGAGCGCATGCACAAGTTCCCAATCTGGTTGATTATCAA ATTCTATTGGAAACGCTTG ATAGTTGTTTCGACTATCTGGTTCCTCTACGACTTCTCTTCCTACAGCTTCGGTATTTATTCTTCGGCCTGGCTACAGATCATCCTAG GTTCTGCTCTTGGTGCCTTCATGAGTGATTGGATTGGTCCTCGCTACACCCTTGCGCTTGGTGTTGCGCTCCAGGGCGTCATCGGATTCATCATGGCTGGATGCTACAAGTGGCTTGCGACCTCCGAAAATGTGGCAGCCTTTGTTGTCGTCTTTGG AATCTTCTCGGCTCTTGGTGAAATGGGACCCGGCGATAACATCGGTCTCTGCGCCGCCAAGACTAGTGCGACTGCTATCCGCGGTCAGTACTACTCGTATGCCGCCGCCATGGGGAAGATCGGAGCTTTTGTTGGCACCTACGTGATTCCAGTCATCCAAAAGAACGCGCCCAACCCGACACGCGCAGGTCAGGACCCATTTTTCGTATCTAGCTCACTGTGTATCTTGGCCGCATTCTTGGCCCTCTTCATGATGCCGCAGATTGACCAG
- a CDS encoding 1-aminocyclopropane-1-carboxylate synthase, which yields MSWQYKLVSSVRASPLRALTSRPNGLLHRPAARGAAGCLSARSEPIMSQTTVSYTAKRTLSVVQTRKCLNIDNINQYVRDAKYAVRGELAVKADTYRQRLIDGDKSLPFDSVIFANIGNPQQLDQKPITFFRQVLSLVENPLLLENTEVLKKSFGYKQDVIDRAQALLANVQSVGAYSHSQGAPGIRDSVAKFIEKRDGFPANPQDLFLTGGASSGVSTILNVICNDPSAGVLVPIPQYPLYTASLTLLNARCVPYLLEEEKAWGTNVSAILKSIEDAKAAGTNVRAIVVINPGNPTGASLSADDIKKVLDVAAEENLVVIADEVYQTNVFKGEFVSFKKRLRQLQKEQPGKYDDVELVSLHSISKGMVGECGHRGGYFELAGFDPLVQEQIYKLVSIGLCPPVVAQCLLECMVNPPIEGDPSFELYQKEYTGISEGLHKRALSLFSAFQRMEGVELQEPQGAMYLFPTIHIPVKAVEAANAEGRPADEFYCLALLDATGVCVVPGSGFGQKENTFHFRTTFLAPGTDWVERIVKFHAEFMDKYR from the exons ATGTCCTGGCAATATAAGCTCGTATCCAGCGTGCGGGCCTCTCCGCTTCGGGCGCTGACTAGCCGGCCAAATGGCCTCCTACATCGCCCGGCCGCACGTGGCGCTGCGGGGTGTCTCTCCGCAAGATCAG AGCCCATCATGTCTCAAACCACCGTCTCATATACCGCCAAGCGCACCCTATCGGTCGTCCAGACCCGCAAATGTCTAAACATCGACAACATCAACCAGTATGTTAGAGATGCCAAGTACGCCGTGCGTGGTGAATTGGCCGTCAAGGCCGACACATACCGCCAGCGTCTGATTGATGGAGACAAGTCCCTGCCCTTTGATAGCGTCATTTTTGCCAACATCGGTAACCCCCAACAGCTCGATCAGAAGCCCATCACCTTCTTCCGCCAGGTCCTGAGTCTTGTCGAGAACCCCTTGTTATTGGAAAATACCGAGGTCCTCAAGAAGTCATTTGGATACAAGCAGGATGTGATTGACCGCGCCCAGGCTCTTTTGGCCAATGTGCAAAGTGTTGGTGCCTACAGTCACAGCCAGGGTGCACCGGGCATCCGGGACAGCGTCGCCAAGTTCATTGAGAAACGGGATGGCTTCCCTGCCAACCCTCAAGACCTGTTCCTGACCGGCGGTGCCTCGTCGGGTGTGAGCACTATTTTGAACGTCATCTGCAACGATCCCAGTGCCGGTGTCCTCGTCCCCATTCCTCAGTACCCTCTTTACACCGCAAGCTTGACGCTATTGAATGCCCGCTGCGTACCTTACCTcctcgaggaggagaaggccTGGGGTACTAACGTCAGCGCGATCCTCAAGTCCATTGAGGATGCCAAGGCCGCCGGCACCAATGTGCGCGCCATTGTCGTGATCAACCCGGGCAACCCAACCGGTGCCTCTCTGAGCGCTGACGACATCAAGAAGGTCCTTGATGTCGCTGCCGAGGAGAATTTGGTGGTCATCGCTGACGAGGTGTACCAAACCAATGTATTCAAGGGCGAGTTTGTCTCCTTCAAGAAGCGTCTGCGCCAGCTCCAAAAGGAACAACCCGGCAAGTACGATGACGTCGAGCTGGTCTCGTTGCACAGTATCTCCAAGGGTATGGTTGGTGAGTGCGGCCACCGCGGTGGCTACTTCGAGCTTGCTGGCTTCGACCCCCTGGTCCAAGAGCAGATCTACAAGCTCGTCAGCATTGGCCTGTGCCCGCCGGTCGTCGCACAGTGCCTCCTCGAGTGCATGGTCAACCCTCCCATTGAGGGTGACCCAAGCTTCGAGCTCTACCAGAAGGAGTACACTGGTATATCAGAAGGTCTGCACAAGCGTGCCCTCTCCTTGTTCAGCGCCTTCCAGCGCATGGAGGGTGTTGAGCTCCAGGAGCCCCAG GGTGCCATGTACCTCTTCCCTACTATCCACATCCCCGTCAAGGCCGTCGAGGCTGCCAACGCCGAGGGCCGTCCCGCCGACGAGTTCTACTGCTTGGCCCTGCTGGACGCCACGGGTGTCTGCGTCGTACCTGGATCGGGCTTCGGCCAGAAAGAGAACACTTTCCACTTCCGCACAACCTTCCTCGCCCCTGGCACCGACTGGGTTGAGCGCATCGTCAAGTTCCACGCCGAGTTCATGGACAAGTACCGATGA